In Neisseria perflava, the DNA window GCCCAACGGGCAATGGTCGCTTTTCGGACAATGGTACCAAAAACAGGCAGTCTCAAAATCAGAGCATCGATTCGTTTTTGGAAGGTAGGCGATTTTTCATGGAGTTTGTACAGGCCGAAGGCGGAAACAATCAAAAGGATGATCATAATCCAGCCGTAATCGACGAATAAATCAGACAAGCTCATGACGAGTTGGGTAAGGCCTGGCAGCTCTGCACCCATATTGGCATAAACTTCTTTAAAGGCTGGCAGTACAAACATCATCATGATGAAGATAAGCGCGATGGCCACCACGATAATGGCAATCGGGTAGGTCAGCGCGGTTTTAACCTTTTTCTTAATGGCTTGGGTTTTTTCTTTATAGACAGCCAGTTTGTCCAATAGGCTTTCCAGTACGCCGCCGGACTCGCCTGCGCTGACCAGATTGCAATAGAAACGGTCGAAATATTTTGGATATTTAGAGAACGATTTACCCAATGCGCTACCTTGTTCGACATCGGAGCGAACCTGCATCAGCATTTCGGTCATGCTCGGATTGGAGTGGCCGCGTGCAACGATTTCAAATGCCTGCATCAGCGGTAAGCCTGCCTTCATCATTGTTGCCAGTTGGCGGGTGAACACAGTAATGTCTTCTTGGGTAATACGGCGTTTGCGTGCGGTTTTGACTTTGCTGATACGCAAAGGGCGAATGCCTCTGCGTTGGAGTTTTTTGCGTGCTTCTTCTTCGTCTTTGGCAACTACTTCACCACGAACAAGACGTTCGGTCTCGATGTTTTTTCCTTCAAATGTAAAACGCTTGCCTTTGCTTCTTGAGCCGAACAGACTTCTTTTTTGCTCTGCTTGAGCCATGAGTTATCCCTTGTTAGTAAGAAATAAAGCGGACTGTTTCCCCGTGCCGCTTTATTTTAATTTTCGAAAATATGGCAGTTTAGTCATTGGTATGGGCAGTCACTTCTTCCAACGAAGTCAGGCCCTGCATGACTTTCATGAGACCGGCTCGACGCAAGTCTACCATGCCTTCCTGATAGGCCATGTTCATGATATCAACTTCTGTACCGTTGTTCATAATGACTTTTTGCATTTCATCACTGACCGGCATGACTTCATAAATACCGACGCGGCCTTTAAATCCTTTACCGCGGCAGCTGTCACAACCAACCGGGCGGTAGAGTTTCCAATCTTGAGCCAAGTCCGCATCGGTAAAGCCGGCTTTTTTCAATGCCGGAACCGGAGGGCGTTCAACTTCGCGTTTGCAGTTTGGACACAGTCTGCGCAACAGCCTTTGCGCCATAATCAGGCTGACCGAGCTGGCGATGTTGAAAGGCGCAACACCCATGTTCAAAAGGCGGGACAGCGTGGCCGGTGCATTATTGGTATGCAAGGTAGAGAAAACCATGTGGCCGGTTTGGGCGGCTTTAATGGCGATGTCGGCGGTTTCCAAGTCACGAATCTCACCGACCATAATAATATCAGGATCTTGACGTAAGAAGGATCGGAGTGCGGCAGCAAACGTCAGGCCTTGTTTTTCATTGACGTTGACTTGGTTGACGCCCGGCAGGTTAATCTCGGCCGGATCTTCTGCCGTCGAAATGTTCACATCTTCCGTGTTCAAAATACTCAGGCAAGTATAGAGCGAAACGGTTTTGCCCGAACCTGTCGGACCGGTAACCAATACCATGCCGTAAGGGCGGTTGATGGCCTCAAGCAGCATTTCTTTTTGGAAAGGCTCTAAGCCGAGTTGGTCGATATTGAGCGATGTACCATCGGAATTTAGGATACGCATCACCACTTTTTCGCCAAACAATGTCGGCAAAGTGCTGACACGGAAGTCAATCGGACGGCCGTGTTTATGGAAGGCAATTTGAATTCTGCCGTCTTGCGGAATACGTTTTTCGGAAATATCCAAACGCGCCATCACTTTGATGCGCGATGCCAACTGGCCGCGCACGGCGACAGGAGGTTGTACGACTTCACGCAATTGTCCGTCCACACGGAAACGAACGCGCGCCATTTGTTCGTAGAATTCAAAGTGGATGTCTGATGCGCCAGCGTTCAGGGCATCTGATAAAGTTTTGTGGATGAAGCGGGGGATAGGGCCGTCTTCAGCTTCTTCATTGTCGATATAAAGCGATTGCGATTGCTGTGTTGCTTCATGTTCGTCGTTGATTTCTTTCAGAATGGTGGTCGAACGTTGACCCAGCCATTCCAGCAATGAGCTGAGCTGGTCGTCTGGAACCACGACCAAGTCGACACTTAAACCTGAAGCAAAAGCGATTTTTTGAAAGTTTTGGATTTGGGTAGGATCGGATACGGCGAAATAAACCTTGCGTCCGCGTTTGAAAATCGGAATGCAACGGTTTTGCACCATTTGCTCTTCCGTCAGAATGTCGCTGACTACATTATTGCGTGGGTAGTAGCGCAAATCCAAAAGGGGATAGCTGAATACGCGCGCGACCAACTCTCCCAAAGCTTTAGGGGAGATGATGCCGTCTGAAAACAGGTTGGGCAGGATTTCTTTGCCCGATTGTAAAAGGCTGTTGTAATGTTCCGCTTGTTGATTTGAGATGGTTTGGCTTTGAACCAAAACACGCAATAATCCGACACTCATTTTATTTTCCGTTTCTTGTGCAGTTTTCCCTTTAATTTAGAGGAAAGCCGTATTATTTTATCATTATTATGATTAAAGCATATATTTAATTATGCAAATCTGCTTAAGTTGCAAAGACATGCTTCTGCTTTAATTGTATTTTTATTTTGGACGGCCATTATAAAGCAAGGAGAATAGGCGTTAAACTCGATATTTTGGGATTATGATGAAAAAACAACAATTTTGTCGTATGAATCCAATCAATAACGAAATTATATTTCATGTTGCTATTGCTTGTTTGGAGATGGCAGAAAAGGTTGTTTTGATGGACAGACGGTTAGAATTTGAAATATGAAAAGGCCGTCTGAAAAGCGGAAACACATAATTTCAGACGGCCTCTGTTTTTGATTTTCTTATCCGTAAATCTTGGTTCGGATTTCGACGAGGGCATTGATTGCCAAAGTGCTGTTTACAGCTTCTGACAGATCGGACTGGGCGAACAAATTTTCTACTTCGTTAATCAATGTTTCTGCACGCGCCAACAGTTCATCGTAAGGAAAAGAACCGCGCTTGATGGCCAGCAATTCGTCACGATTGGGACGGCGTGGACGGATTTCGCCATGAAGGGCAATATCGCGTGCGGTTTCAAGCAGGCGGAAGGTGTGCATCATATTTTTTGCATCGTAACCTTGGCCGTGCGCCTGCGTGCCTTGATAGCGTGTTTCGTTGCGTTCTGTCAGCCATTGTTGATAAGAGGCATATTCGCGGCAGTAGCTGCTGTATCCGTCTTGGTTGAAGGATAGATGGGCAAGCGGTGTTTCACCTTCTGGAATGGTGCTGAGTGAAAGCGTTGTGGCTTCGGATTTGGGTGCAATACCGTGGTAGCCAAGTGTGCCGTCGGCATCGTAAAACAGGGCATAAAGTTCTCGGGCGTGGGCTATTTTGATTAAGCCTACACGCCTTTGTTCCATTCCGCGTTGTGCAAGCCAGTACTGTAACGGTACGGTTTGCCTGCCTTCTATGATGTGGCAGAAATCAAGGATGCTTTTCTTTTCAGACGGCATCGGATTGCTGATTTTTTTATTCAATCCCCGTGCTTTTTTGATTTGTCCGTAGGCATAGCCTGCAAAACTTTGCTGGCAGGTTTTGGAGATAAACCATTCGGTTTTGAACGCATCCATCAATGGCGAACGGTATCGCACACAGTCGGAAGGGGAAGCCAGCAGCTCCAGCGTGTTCGGATTGCTTTGCAGCAGCAATTCGATAAATCGTCCCAGTTCGTAATACACAATGTCGTTGGTTTCATTGCTGATTTGCGGGATGTATTCCATGCCGTAAAACATGGATTTGGGCAGGTAAAACACGCCTTTGATGTCGGTATCGGACTCGGGCGTTGCCAAACCGTAGGCACGGCTGCCGGACACGGCTTCAAGCAGAATCAGGTTTTGCGTGTGCAAGTCTTCGAGGGTCAGCATATTCAGACAGCCTTTTACGGATAAATGGTTGCCAAGGTGGAACGGAATAATTCGTTCAAAGGCCCGCTATCGGCAGGTTCGGCAGTAGGGGCAGACAAGGCGTAAACTTCGTTATATAGGTCAACAGTCAGCTTTTGCAGCTCTGGCGATAATGTGTGCAGATAACTTTCGTCCTGTCCTGCTTTTAATGCAACCAGATCAGTAATTTGGGTAGCACAATCTGTCTGCCACTCATTCATCAACTCAACCAAAGTCATTGGCGGAATACCGCCTTGTTTCACCGCCCAGCGTGCCGCCAATAAAGGGCGTAAGACGTAAAACCATTTCTTCAATTTAATCGGCTGCGCCAAATCCATAGCTTTTAAAGCATTGCCGGCGATACCGCGATAATGGTGCAACAACGCAGCGGCTTGGACGTATTGGGGCGCAAGTTCGTTCAGACGGCCTATGAATGCCTCATCTTGTGTATAAACAATCGGCGAACGCAACCATTCCAGCAATACGGCATTGCTTTTTCTCAACAGGTGCAAAGCCTTGCGGATGTCCCAGCCGCCTACGTCAAACCATTGGTTTTCGATAAATTCAAACGTATCTTTTGCTTCGTCGATTTGCAGATAATGTTCCTGCGGACGGATATAAATGGTGCGGACATCATAATCGCTGTCGGGCGAAGCAAAGCCCCATGCGCGGCTTCCGCTCTCCGCCGCCAACAGAAAATGCAGTGGTTCGGCAAGTGAAATTTGAGTCAGTTTTTCTTGAATAGTTTGTTTCATTACGTTTTCCTTATTTTTACAGAAAGGCCGTCTGAAACTGAGCAATCAGGTTTCAGACGGCCTTTTTAGCTATTTAAATCCGATAGGATTGATTAGGCTTTGTTTTTCAGACGACCATGCAATTCCTGTACGCTGTACACGCCCAAGTGCTCGCGGCTTTTTGCGCCTTCGCTCATGGCTTCGCCGCCGGCGATGGTGGTGTATTGCGGTACGCGTTGGGTGAGGGAGGTGCGGCGGATGCTGTGGCTGTCGGTAACAGATTGTACTGTGCTGCCGACGGTGTTGACCACCAGTGCGATTTCGCCGTTTTTAATTGCGTCCACGATGTGTGGGCGGCCTTCCTGCACTTTGTTGACCGCTTGCACGATGATGCCGTGTTCTTTCAAGTATTCGGCGGTACCGCGTGTGGCGCAGACACCGTAGCCGAGTGCTTGGAAGTTTTGTGCGGTTTTGACGATGAGCGGTTTGTCTTCATCGCGTACGGCGAGGAACACTTTGCCTGTTGTACTCAAGCGTTCGCCTGCGCCGAGTTGGGCTTTGAAGTAGGCTTCGCCGAAGCTTGCGCCTACGCCCATGACTTCGCCGGTAGAGCGCATTTCAGGGCCGAGAATGGTGTCCACACCCGGGAATTTGATGAATGGGAACACGGCTTCTTTAACGGCATAGAAGTCTGGGATGACTTCTTTTTCCACGCCTTGCTCTTTCAGCGAAATGCCTGCCATCACGCGTGCGCCGACTTTGGCGAGCGGTACGCCGGTGGCTTTGGATACGAACGGTACGGTACGGCTGGCGCGTGGGTTCACTTCCAGTACGAAGACCACGCCGTCTTGTACGGCAAACTGTACGTTCATCAAGCCGACCACGCCCAGCGCGTATGCCATGGCTTTGGTTTGACGGCGGATTTCGTCTTGGATTTCTTCGTCCAAAGAGTATGGAGGCAATGAACAGCCGGAGTCGCCGGAGTGGATACCTGCTTGTTCGACGTGTTGCATGATGCCGCCGATCACGACATCTTGGCCGTCTGAAACGCAGTCTACGTCCACTTCGATGGCGTTGTTCAAGAAGAAGTCGAGCAATACAGGGCTGTCTTCGGAAACTTGTACGGCTTCGCGCATGTATTTTTGCAACTCTTCGGCAGAGTGAACAATCTGCATGGCGCGGCCGCCGAGTACGTAAGACGGGCGAACGACCAGCGGATAACCGATTTCTTCAGCTTTGACGAGCGCTTCTTCTTCGTTGTGGGCGATGCGGTTGGGCGGCTGGCGCAGGCCTAAGTCGTTCAACACTTTTTGGAAGCGTTCGCGGTCTTCGGCGGCGTCGATGCTGTCGGCAGATGTACCGATGATGTTCACGCCGTTTTCAACCAGCGCGTTGGCGAGTTTGAGCGGGGTTTGGCCACCGTAATGCACAATCACGCCCCATGGGTTTTCGGTGCGGACGATTTCCAACACGTCTTCCAGCGTCAGCGGCTCGAAGTACAGGCGGTCGCTGGTGTCGAAGTCGGTAGATACGGTTTCAGGGTTGCAGTTGACCATGATGGTTTCAAAACCGGATTCGCGCAGGGCGAGTGCAGCATGAACGCAGCAGTAGTCAAATTCGATACCTTGGCCGATGCGGTTTGGACCGCCGCCGAGAATCATCACTTTTTTACGGTCGGAAGGACGGGATTCGCATTCTTCTTCGTAAGTGGAGTAGAGGTAGGCGGTTTCGGTGGCAAACTCGGCGGCGCAGGTGTCGACGCGTTTGTAAACCGGATGCAGGTTCAGCGCGTAGCGGTGTTCGCGGACTTCTTTTTCGCTTACGTTCAACAATTGTGCCAAACGTTTGTCAGAGAAGCCTTTGCGTTTCAGACGGCGCAAAGCGGCATAATCCAAGTCTTGCAACTGGCCGTCTGAAACCGATTTTTCTTCTTTCACCAAGTCTTCGATTTGCGCCAAGAACCAAGGGTCGATGGCGCAGATTTCGTGGATTTCTTCCAGTGTGAAGCCTGCGCGGAACGCATCGGCTACAAACAGCATACGCTCAGGGCCAGGGTTGGCCAGTTCGCGGCGGATTTCCGCTTTGTCTTCGCTGCGAGGGTTGAAGCCGCACAAGCCGGTTTCCAAACCGCGCAAGGCTTTTTGGAAGCTTTCTTGAATGGTACGGCCCATCGCCATCACTTCGCCCACGGATTTCATCTGCGTGGTCAGACGGTCGTCTGCAGCAGGGAATTTTTCAAACGCAAAACGCGGGATTTTGGTCACGACATAGTCGATGGAAGGCTCGAACGACGCGGGCGTACGGCCGCCTGTAATATCGTTGCGCAACTCGTCCAGCGTAAAGCCGACCGCCAGTTTCGCCGCCACCTTCGCAATCGGGAAGCCCGTTGCTTTAGAGGCCAACGCGGAAGAACGGCTCACGCGCGGGTTCATCTCAATGACAATCATCTCGCCGTTTTCAGGGTTTACCGCAAACTGCACGTTCGAGCCGCCCGTGTCCACGCCGATTTCGCGCAATACCGCCAACGAAGCATTACGCATGATTTGGTATTCTTTGTCGGTCAATGTTTGTGCAGGCGCAACAGTGATGGAGTCGCCGGTATGCACGCCCATCGGGTCGAAGTTTTCAATCGAGCAGATAATGATGCAGTTGTCGTTTTTATCGCGTACAACTTCCATCTCGTACTCTTTCCAACCGAGAACAGACTGCTCAATCAGCAACTCATGCGTAGGCGACGCATCGAAACCGCGTTCGCAAATCGCCAAAAACTCATCTTTGTTGTAGGCAATGCCGCCGCCCGAACCGCCCATGGTAAAAGAAGGACGAATCAGGGTAGGGAAGCCGACCTGTTCCTGCGCTGCCAAAGCCTCGTTCATGGTGTGGCAGACAAAAGATTTCGGGCAAGACAAACCGATTTTTTCCATCGCTTCTTTAAAGCGGCCACGGTCTTCCGCCTTGTCAATCGCGTCTTCGGTCGCGCCAATCAGCTCGACGTTGTATTTCGCCAATACGCCGTTACGCGCCAAATCTAGCGCGCAGTTCAGCGCGGTCTGGCCGCCCATCGTGGGCAGAATCGCGTCAGGACGCTCTTTGGCGATAATTTTTTCCACCGTTTGCCACATAATCGGCTCGATGTAGGTAACATCCGCCATTTCAGGGTCGGTCATGATGGTGGCGGGGTTGGAGTTTACCAAAATGACTTTATAGCCTTCTTCACGCAAGGCTTTGCAGGCCTGTGCGCCCGAATAGTCAAATTCGCAGGCTTGACCGATAACGATAGGGCCGGCGCCGATGATAAGGATGGATTTTAGGTCGGTACGTTTGGGCATGGTGGGTCTTTCTATGAAATCAAATGTTTAGCTAAAAACTTATTACTGATTTTGATTGGCTTTTAATTGCTCTACAACAGTATTGGCAATCTCTTTTCCTGATGGGGCTGTAATTGTGTAATAAAAGCTAATACTGCCTATGAAGAAACTGATAATGGCTATGATATAGGCTATATAACTTTGTGTTTTCATTTTTTTGTGATCATGTTTGATCTGATTTAATTCTTTTAATTCAGAAATAATTGGAGTTAATAAATGTTTTTGACTTTCAGATCCATGTATTTCCAAAAGTTCATTTATTCCTATTAGTGTCGGTTTTAGTTCGTCTGAGCAGCCATCAAAAGGTTCTTCTTGTTGGATTTCCTTTTGTAATTGTCTAACTAAATTTAAATTTAATTCATCAGTGTAATATAGTTGCTTAATAATTTTTCTGGCAGCAAAATTATTAAGGTTTACTGCTTCTGTCATTTGTTTTATATCATTAAGATCTAGGTTGTTGTGATTATTTTTTAATATATCAATTATTCTAGATTTAAATTTCTTTTTCTTTATATTCTCTAAATATAGCTGAATTGGAATAAAAACAATTATAAAGAGCAAAAGAAATATATATGTTAGAGCTATAGCCCATGTGGCAATTATATTTATCATTTATCAATATCTTCCATTTGATTTATATATTGCTTCATGATAAGCGAGTGTAGCAAGCGTAGGCTGGGTTGAAAAACCAACAGAAACCGCTTAATCATCTAAAAACGTTGGGTTTGGCAACCCAACCTACTTTAGTAAGCCGTAGCTCGTATGTAGGGTGTGTGCGGTACGCACGCACGCGTTCTCCATTTTCCCTGCAACCCCAACCCACCGCGTGCGTGCCTTGCGGTACACACCCTACCGATGGATTCAAAGGTCGTCTGAAAAAACGCTCGCGGCGTTTGTTCCATCTGTCTTGCGATAAAGGCTGCCTGAAAAATTCCTGCCGTTGATATTTCCGGCATTCTTTTTCAGACGACCTGCAACGCCTGAATCTGCTGCAACCTGCTCCCTCCCCCGTGGGGGAGGGCTGGGGAGAGGGCATCTCCCAAAATTGCGGCAATCTTTTCCAACGCCCTCACAACCCCAAATACAAGCCTTGCGGCTTGTTGCCCTCTCTCTAACTCTCTCCCACGGGAGAGAGGACTAGGCGACTGTTCGGGTTAGGGGTTCTGCAAGGAAACAGGTTGTGCAGGCTGCTTTTTGCTTTTCAGACGGCCTGCAATCAACGGCTGGAAACCCAATCTGCTTTTTAAACTGCCTGAAACCGCAAAATCTGCTGCAACCTTCTCCCTCCCCTCGTAGGGGAGGGCTGGGGAGAGGGTATTCTCCCAATTGCAGCAATCTTTCCCAACACCCTAACCGCCCAAAATACAAGCCTTGCGGCTTGTTGCCCTCTCTCTAGCTCTCTCCCACGGGGAGAGAGGACGGGGTGGCGGTTGGAATTAAGGGTTTTGCAAGGAAAACAGGTTGTGCAGGCTGCTTTTTGCTTTTCAGACGGCCTTCAAAACGCTCAATTCAGGCAGCCTGTACCCCACCTGTATCCTATAATTTTCAAAAATCCAATCAAAATCAGCCATCTGCTACCGTGCAGGCTGCTTTTCCAATTCTTGCAACATGCGCAGGATTTCCGCCAGTACATCGCTTGTTTGCTGCAAAATTTCGTGGTTCCAAAAACGCAGCACGGTAAAGCCCAGGCTGTTGAGATATGCCGTCCGCGCGTGGTCGTATGCGGCTTGTTCTGTGTGCTGTCCTCCGTCTGCTTCGACAATCAGCTTGGGCGTTGCGCACATAAAATCAACAATATAGTTTCCAATCGGCTGCTGGCGGCGGAATTTATAGCCGTTCAGACGGCCTGCCCTCAGGTGCTGCCACAATTTTGCTTCCGCCTCGCTCATTTCTTGACGCATGGCTTTTGCGCGTTGGCGCAGGGCGGGGTTGTCGGCGGTCAATAGTTTTTCGGGTGGGTTCATTTTTTTATTATTAGGTGTGGGAAACACCTTGATAACAATCTTTTTTTTCAGACGACCTTTTGCGTTTTTATTTTGCACAGGCCGTCTGAAAACTTCCTTAAAAACTAGTGATAAATGTAATTAAACCCAAAATGATACCGGGGGCGTTTGCCAGTATGATGGGGTAGTCGCGTTTTTCTTTCAAAAAGCCGTAGGCAAACCATAATGTGCAGTTGATGGCGGCGACGAGGGGTTGCAACGGCGAGCCGGGGTTGCCGGCAAGGTTGTTTTGGATTTGCGGGATATAAGCAACGTACATACCGACGGCGGCCAGGGTGGCTGCGACGGAGAGGACGCGCATTTGTTTTTCAGTCATGGGGTTTCCTTTCTGACTTGAGTTACAGGATTTTGAATCGCTTGATTTTCAGACGGCCTGCCTGCCCTGCCGGATTTGACGGCCGTCTGAAAAATTCGCTTTATTGCTTCGCCGCTTTGATATTGTCAATGAATTTGTCAAACAGATAACCGACATCTTGCGGACCCGGGCTGGCTTCCGGGTGGCCTTGGAAGCAGAATACAGGTTTGTCTGTCAGTTCGATGCCTTGCAAAGTGTTGTCGAACAAGGATTTGTGGGTAATGCGTGCGTTGGCAGGCAGGGTGTCTGCATCGACGGCGAAACCGTGGTTTTGGCTGGTAATAACGACTTTGCCGCTGTCCAAATCTTGTACTGGGTGGTTGGCACCGTGATGGCTGAAGCGCATTTTCAGGGTTTTTGCGCCGATGGCGAGGCTGATCAGCTGGTGTCCTAAGCAAATGCCGAAAATCGGTTTGCCGCTTTCCATCAGTTTTTGTACGGCTTTGATGGCGTAGTCGCAAGGCTCGGGGTCGCCGGGGCCGTTGGACAGAAATACGCCGTCAGGATTGAGTGCCAAGACGTCTTCCGCGCTGGTTTGCGCCGGAACGACGGTCAGGCGGCAGCCGCGTGAGGCGAGCATGCGCAGGATGTTGGTTTTAACGCCGAAATCGTAGGCGACAACGTGGTAAGACTGTTCGGAAGGGGTAACGAAACCTTTGCCCAATTCCCATTCGCCTTCGGTCCATTCGTAAGTTTCTGTGCAGGAAACTTCTTTTGCCAAGTCTTTGCCGACCATGCTGCCGAATGCAGCAATCAGTTCTTGTGCTTTTTCAACCGTGGCATCTGCACCGGTCAAGATTGCACCGCCTTGCGAGCCTTTTTCACGCAACAGGGTAGTCAGGCGGCGGGTATCGATATCGGCGATGGCGACGGTTTTGTTGCGTACCAAATAGTCGTGCAGGCTTTCGGATGCGCGGAAGTTGCTGTGCAAGAGCGGCAGGTCGCGGATAATCAAACCGGCGGCGTAAACGCTGCGGCTTTCTTCATCTTCGGCGTTGGTGCCGGTGTTGCCGATGTGTGGATAGGTAAGGGTAACGATTTGTTTGCAGTAGGAAGGGTCGGTCAGGATTTCTTGATAGCCGGTCATGGAAGTGTTGAACACGACTTCGCCGGAAGTCGAACCTTCGTAACCGATTGATGTGCCGTGAAATACGCTGCCG includes these proteins:
- a CDS encoding type II secretion system F family protein codes for the protein MAQAEQKRSLFGSRSKGKRFTFEGKNIETERLVRGEVVAKDEEEARKKLQRRGIRPLRISKVKTARKRRITQEDITVFTRQLATMMKAGLPLMQAFEIVARGHSNPSMTEMLMQVRSDVEQGSALGKSFSKYPKYFDRFYCNLVSAGESGGVLESLLDKLAVYKEKTQAIKKKVKTALTYPIAIIVVAIALIFIMMMFVLPAFKEVYANMGAELPGLTQLVMSLSDLFVDYGWIMIILLIVSAFGLYKLHEKSPTFQKRIDALILRLPVFGTIVRKATIARWARTTSTLFAAGVPLVEVLDSVAGASGNILYEEATQDIRAKVTQGLSLTSSMQSTDMFPNMVIQMAAIGEESGSLDDMLNKAAEFYEDEVDNSVSRLSHLMEPIIMVVLGSLIGILLIAMYLPLFNLGNVVG
- the pilB gene encoding type IV-A pilus assembly ATPase PilB; translation: MSVGLLRVLVQSQTISNQQAEHYNSLLQSGKEILPNLFSDGIISPKALGELVARVFSYPLLDLRYYPRNNVVSDILTEEQMVQNRCIPIFKRGRKVYFAVSDPTQIQNFQKIAFASGLSVDLVVVPDDQLSSLLEWLGQRSTTILKEINDEHEATQQSQSLYIDNEEAEDGPIPRFIHKTLSDALNAGASDIHFEFYEQMARVRFRVDGQLREVVQPPVAVRGQLASRIKVMARLDISEKRIPQDGRIQIAFHKHGRPIDFRVSTLPTLFGEKVVMRILNSDGTSLNIDQLGLEPFQKEMLLEAINRPYGMVLVTGPTGSGKTVSLYTCLSILNTEDVNISTAEDPAEINLPGVNQVNVNEKQGLTFAAALRSFLRQDPDIIMVGEIRDLETADIAIKAAQTGHMVFSTLHTNNAPATLSRLLNMGVAPFNIASSVSLIMAQRLLRRLCPNCKREVERPPVPALKKAGFTDADLAQDWKLYRPVGCDSCRGKGFKGRVGIYEVMPVSDEMQKVIMNNGTEVDIMNMAYQEGMVDLRRAGLMKVMQGLTSLEEVTAHTND
- a CDS encoding DNA polymerase beta superfamily protein; the protein is MLTLEDLHTQNLILLEAVSGSRAYGLATPESDTDIKGVFYLPKSMFYGMEYIPQISNETNDIVYYELGRFIELLLQSNPNTLELLASPSDCVRYRSPLMDAFKTEWFISKTCQQSFAGYAYGQIKKARGLNKKISNPMPSEKKSILDFCHIIEGRQTVPLQYWLAQRGMEQRRVGLIKIAHARELYALFYDADGTLGYHGIAPKSEATTLSLSTIPEGETPLAHLSFNQDGYSSYCREYASYQQWLTERNETRYQGTQAHGQGYDAKNMMHTFRLLETARDIALHGEIRPRRPNRDELLAIKRGSFPYDELLARAETLINEVENLFAQSDLSEAVNSTLAINALVEIRTKIYG
- a CDS encoding nucleotidyltransferase domain-containing protein; translated protein: MKQTIQEKLTQISLAEPLHFLLAAESGSRAWGFASPDSDYDVRTIYIRPQEHYLQIDEAKDTFEFIENQWFDVGGWDIRKALHLLRKSNAVLLEWLRSPIVYTQDEAFIGRLNELAPQYVQAAALLHHYRGIAGNALKAMDLAQPIKLKKWFYVLRPLLAARWAVKQGGIPPMTLVELMNEWQTDCATQITDLVALKAGQDESYLHTLSPELQKLTVDLYNEVYALSAPTAEPADSGPLNELFRSTLATIYP
- the carB gene encoding carbamoyl-phosphate synthase large subunit, which gives rise to MPKRTDLKSILIIGAGPIVIGQACEFDYSGAQACKALREEGYKVILVNSNPATIMTDPEMADVTYIEPIMWQTVEKIIAKERPDAILPTMGGQTALNCALDLARNGVLAKYNVELIGATEDAIDKAEDRGRFKEAMEKIGLSCPKSFVCHTMNEALAAQEQVGFPTLIRPSFTMGGSGGGIAYNKDEFLAICERGFDASPTHELLIEQSVLGWKEYEMEVVRDKNDNCIIICSIENFDPMGVHTGDSITVAPAQTLTDKEYQIMRNASLAVLREIGVDTGGSNVQFAVNPENGEMIVIEMNPRVSRSSALASKATGFPIAKVAAKLAVGFTLDELRNDITGGRTPASFEPSIDYVVTKIPRFAFEKFPAADDRLTTQMKSVGEVMAMGRTIQESFQKALRGLETGLCGFNPRSEDKAEIRRELANPGPERMLFVADAFRAGFTLEEIHEICAIDPWFLAQIEDLVKEEKSVSDGQLQDLDYAALRRLKRKGFSDKRLAQLLNVSEKEVREHRYALNLHPVYKRVDTCAAEFATETAYLYSTYEEECESRPSDRKKVMILGGGPNRIGQGIEFDYCCVHAALALRESGFETIMVNCNPETVSTDFDTSDRLYFEPLTLEDVLEIVRTENPWGVIVHYGGQTPLKLANALVENGVNIIGTSADSIDAAEDRERFQKVLNDLGLRQPPNRIAHNEEEALVKAEEIGYPLVVRPSYVLGGRAMQIVHSAEELQKYMREAVQVSEDSPVLLDFFLNNAIEVDVDCVSDGQDVVIGGIMQHVEQAGIHSGDSGCSLPPYSLDEEIQDEIRRQTKAMAYALGVVGLMNVQFAVQDGVVFVLEVNPRASRTVPFVSKATGVPLAKVGARVMAGISLKEQGVEKEVIPDFYAVKEAVFPFIKFPGVDTILGPEMRSTGEVMGVGASFGEAYFKAQLGAGERLSTTGKVFLAVRDEDKPLIVKTAQNFQALGYGVCATRGTAEYLKEHGIIVQAVNKVQEGRPHIVDAIKNGEIALVVNTVGSTVQSVTDSHSIRRTSLTQRVPQYTTIAGGEAMSEGAKSREHLGVYSVQELHGRLKNKA
- a CDS encoding endonuclease domain-containing protein; this encodes MNPPEKLLTADNPALRQRAKAMRQEMSEAEAKLWQHLRAGRLNGYKFRRQQPIGNYIVDFMCATPKLIVEADGGQHTEQAAYDHARTAYLNSLGFTVLRFWNHEILQQTSDVLAEILRMLQELEKQPAR
- a CDS encoding SemiSWEET family transporter, whose product is MTEKQMRVLSVAATLAAVGMYVAYIPQIQNNLAGNPGSPLQPLVAAINCTLWFAYGFLKEKRDYPIILANAPGIILGLITFITSF
- the carA gene encoding glutamine-hydrolyzing carbamoyl-phosphate synthase small subunit is translated as MTTPALLVLADGSVFHGTSIGYEGSTSGEVVFNTSMTGYQEILTDPSYCKQIVTLTYPHIGNTGTNAEDEESRSVYAAGLIIRDLPLLHSNFRASESLHDYLVRNKTVAIADIDTRRLTTLLREKGSQGGAILTGADATVEKAQELIAAFGSMVGKDLAKEVSCTETYEWTEGEWELGKGFVTPSEQSYHVVAYDFGVKTNILRMLASRGCRLTVVPAQTSAEDVLALNPDGVFLSNGPGDPEPCDYAIKAVQKLMESGKPIFGICLGHQLISLAIGAKTLKMRFSHHGANHPVQDLDSGKVVITSQNHGFAVDADTLPANARITHKSLFDNTLQGIELTDKPVFCFQGHPEASPGPQDVGYLFDKFIDNIKAAKQ